The following is a genomic window from Mya arenaria isolate MELC-2E11 chromosome 4, ASM2691426v1.
TGCTACCGTACGTGGGCGTAAATGCACCTTGACTTAAAGCTCGATATACCCGTTTAAACGCCCACAGCATACTTTTTAAGTCTCGCGTTgctaataaaaaacaaattaattttgtcTGCGCTCGTTTTATTTTACACAGGTCCGAGAtgataaaaaaacttatttcaatatcaaactGTAAACTAGCGATGGGCACATTATTTGTTTGAGATGTATTTGGGATGCATATTTGAAGTGATCggaagtttttttaaaatatttaatatgataGACACGCACTAATCCGActggttttttttctttcttaccTATCCAGGAAAAATCAGCATGGCCCGTCCAATTCCCAGTGAAGAGCAGGCCAATAAGTTTTTCGACGAGGTTAATACAGATGGTAATGATGAAGTCAGTATCCAGGAGCTGATAAACAAACTCGAACAGTGCGGCTACAGCCAGGATAAGTGCATtgtaagtattgattttgtatttctttCGTTATCTGCATcttcatatattatttatccATAATCTATGATTAGTCAAAAGAAAGTTCCATACAGCATTGatcaagatttaaaaaaaatacttttattttttagagcATCTTCACCGACATTGATAAAAACTGCGACAAAAAAATAAGCAGACACGAATTTGTCGATGAAGTCTGCAAGAAAGCGAGAGAGTGAGTTGTTCGTTGCTTTGTAATTAGTTATGCttgaaatgacatattttactctgacttgtaaataattgtgtaaACGTTTTTCGTGAACGTATACAGTAAAGACACAAAACATTATGCATATCTTAAAAACAACGTGTTTCATACACCGATAACGCCAATATCTACATCGATATAGGGATGCAGTGGCCGATATTTTTGCGGCTGCGGACAGGGACGGTTCTGGCCAAATTAGCCGGGATGAGATGATCAACTACCTTAAGGAAACTGGAGCTCGTAAGTCCAATTCAGTCATCTTATTTCCATTAATATAAGCTCAAATGTTATATGCCCTTTAATTTGATAGTTTCGAGATAGCAGcacgttttctttttttatcaaaaataactGTACGGATAATTATATTCATCATGATGAAAAATAACAGACACCTTAATCGAAGGCACTGACGAGTATAATTGTTTCAAACGACGTTTTATTCCACTGTGTTTCAGTTGATCGTTAAAAATGTTGTGCAATTATACTacatataaaacagtttatttctgtTTCAGTTGATAAGGATATTCAGAGGATAGACGAACAGTTCCAGAAAGCGGATGCGGATGGCTCTGGTTTCATGGATAGGGGAGAGTTTGAAAATGTTATGAAGAAAGGCTGTTGAGCGACCGTTCCCTCGTTCGTCTGGAATACCAGGAAATCATGTGTACCATATACCACTAGATAGAGGGCTGGCTACGGAAAAACACTTTGGTTTCTGAATACAGCTTGTGTAAATGTGCGCAAGTTCAGTCTTAACTTATATGTGTTGGCTtgtatattaaacatatgttcTTTGAGCCCGTGTTTAGTCTTACAATATGTGAtctggtttaaaaaaaagttcgtgtagaaatatattaaacatcTCTTTGTTGAGCCCTGAATGCTTATTATATATCTGCGGTGTATTTTATACATAGTGGATTTTATCATCTTACTTATAACAATCCGTATTAGATACAAAAAAGATCAAATTCGTCGTAGTTGGACAAAGTACCATCCGTCTGACATCGCAACAATACTTACTCACAATTGTTGGAACAAACATAGTTTATAGTTGTATACCATTGACTTGTTCATACTATATGGCAATATAAAATTTGTTGTAATTACAGCAACTGTTAGTTATCTACATTATGCCAATAAATAACTGTTTGGAAGACGTATTCATGCCTTTCTTGTATTACTGGACTCAGGACTACGGGTAAAATAATGACGCAGTATTAATTTTCTATACTAAAAAAGAATCAATATTTCGCAAAGCGAATCTGTACCGTATCGCAGTATATCTGACGCCTCCAACGTGAATGACGTAACGCGTTTGGTTAGAACAGGTCTCGCGGTAACCCCATACATTGGGTCGCTCAtctttatatcgtaccaaaatggcctCTATTTTCCGACCCGacgaataaataaaacatatcccAGATAGTGATGGCATCTTGATCAATGCAAACTGTTTATTGATgagatatatacgttacggggttagtacgTGACCCGAAAttggatatacggggcaaaaaAATATAGGTGGTTTCGAGCTTTCCTCTAACCCGATGTGGTGTCCTATGCCCCATCATCTATTATATCGCACATCAATACTGAGGagaacatttaataattattgagatCAGTTTGAGGATTTTTAaaccataattaataatatataaacggTGTAACGTTAAACGGGTTTTTATCCCCAAGGATGATTTTcgcaataacaaacatgcaaCAAATccgaaaaaaaatccaaatttaGCGCCCACGTATCGCGAAACTACCTATAACCCTCGCTCTCTTATTTGAAAAAGAGAGTATTATATCATGATATACGGGATGGGTTAAGGATTTGACGTTAAGGGGACGTAGCTTAGTGGTGGACGCTTTTaacatgcgcccctccctctAAACCaagtttatatagtttataaatatttgcaacAACAGTTTTTTGACCGATAAATGGTCTTTATAGAAACCAAACTACAATGAAAACGATTATGCAAACATCAGTGACTGACATATTATGGTTGGTAATTTTATGGGATATTTAATAAGAATAACGATTTGTTGCATGTGTTGCCTTAGAAAAAGACGAAATAAGGTCATACTAAGGTCACAATGACTAACGATAGTTAATGCAAAAGTTGTGCATTGGTAAGGCGATCGTTTCGCGAACTTCTGGTATccataacataaaaatatatatcatttaagctcagttttgaagatatatggatgtaaaaaaaaacacgttcaTATCATGCGAATTTGATCTAAAAATTCTAAAAATTAGGTACCCTATCCAGTAAATTTCTGAAAATTTTCAGTTCAgcgtttgttttcattttagaaaCTATAcacttttaatttaatgaaaatgaggCGAAGCTAATAAAACTCAAACAGGTAAAACGGTGACCTAGTATTTTGATATGATTAATGTATGCTGATATACCGATCGATGTTTTCGCAAAAGGATGGGCATgagattgataaaaaatgtttcagcGACTTTCTTGTCATTAATATAAGATAtctttatataaaaagaaaccATTTATCAACAGTTTGGGGACTTTTCATTTCAAAGTAACTCAGTCGTAAGGTGCATGCACCGTATCGAAGAAACTTGAATAAGAGGGTCGATTATATCTGATGTATATTCATCCAAAAACTGTGACAAATGTGATTAATATGTATCCGAAAACGAAATCTGATATTGGCATTTATCAAAGATAAATACTTCAAACTTAGAACATGAATTAAGTATGAGTTAAAAACTGATCATGTGgcacaattaataataaatggaTACATTTTAGCTCTGCCATCGTACGTGATTGTTTTTATATCTCCCATACAGTGATTCGATAATTGAGATCTGCCTTCAAACAGGATTTCAATGCACCTTGACAAGTCGCTCGATTGAATGACTTGGACAAGAAGTTGC
Proteins encoded in this region:
- the LOC128232436 gene encoding uncharacterized protein LOC128232436, with amino-acid sequence MARPIPSEEQANKFFDEVNTDGNDEVSIQELINKLEQCGYSQDKCISIFTDIDKNCDKKISRHEFVDEVCKKAREDAVADIFAAADRDGSGQISRDEMINYLKETGALDKDIQRIDEQFQKADADGSGFMDRGEFENVMKKGC